The following are encoded together in the Oreochromis niloticus isolate F11D_XX linkage group LG12, O_niloticus_UMD_NMBU, whole genome shotgun sequence genome:
- the LOC100708827 gene encoding sodium/potassium/calcium exchanger 1 isoform X2, which translates to MLTEDEQRHQDQAPGDHDGMRDDDCLEEHEGKKKLSEMLTEDEQRHQDQAPGDHDGMNDDDCLEEHEGKKKLSEMLTEDEQRHQDQAPGDHDGMNDDDCLEEHEGKKKLSEMLTEDEQRHQDQAPGDHDGMRDDDCLEEHEGKKKLSEMLTEDEQRHQDQAPGDHDGMRDDDCLEEYEGKKKLSEMLTEDEQRHQDQAPGDHDGMRDDDCLEEHEGKKKLSEMLTEDEQRHQDQAPGDHDGMRDDDCLEEHEGKKKLSEMLTEDEQRHQDQAPGDHDGMRDDDCLEEHEGKTKLSEMLTEDQQRHQDQAPGDHDGMRDDDCLEEHEGKKKLSEMLTEDEQRHQDQAPGDHDGMNDDDCLEEHEGKKKLSEMLTEDEQRHHDQAPGDHDGMRDDDCLEEHEGKKKLSEMLTEDEQRHQDQAPGDHDGMRDDDCLEEHEDYFWQCPL; encoded by the exons ATGCTCACAGAAGACGAGCAACGACACCAAGATCAGGCGCCTGGTGACCACGACGGGATGAGGGATGATGATTGTCTGGAAGAGCATGAAGGTAAAAAGAAATTATCTGAGATGCTCACAGAAGACGAGCAACGACACCAAGATCAGGCGCCTGGTGACCACGACGGGATGAACGATGATGATTGTCTGGAAGAGCATGAAGGTAAAAAGAAATTATCTGAGATGCTCACAGAAGACGAGCAACGGCACCAAGATCAGGCGCCTGGTGACCACGACGGGATGAACGATGATGATTGTCTGGAAGAGCATGAAGGTAAAAAGAAATTATCTGAGATGCTCACAGAAGACGAGCAACGACACCAAGATCAGGCGCCTGGTGACCACGACGGGATGAGGGATGATGATTGTCTGGAAGAGCATGAAGGTAAAAAGAAATTATCTGAGATGCTCACAGAAGACGAGCAACGACACCAAGATCAGGCGCCTGGTGACCACGACGGGATGAGGGATGATGATTGTCTGGAAGAGTATGAAGGTAAAAAGAAATTATCTGAGATGCTCACAGAAGACGAGCAACGACACCAAGATCAGGCGCCTGGTGACCACGACGGGATGAGGGATGATGATTGTCTGGAAGAGCATGAAGGTAAAAAGAAATTATCTGAGATGCTCACAGAAGACGAGCAACGACACCAAGATCAGGCGCCTGGTGACCACGACGGGATGAGGGATGATGATTGTCTGGAAGAGCATGAAGGTAAAAAGAAATTATCTGAGATGCTCACAGAAGACGAGCAACGACACCAAGATCAGGCGCCTGGTGACCACGACGGGATGAGGGATGATGATTGTCTGGAAGAGCATGAAGGTAAAACGAAATTATCTGAGATGCTCACAGAAGACCAGCAACGACACCAAGATCAGGCGCCTGGTGACCACGACGGGATGAGGGATGATGATTGTCTGGAAGAGCATGAAGGTAAAAAGAAATTATCTGAGATGCTCACAGAAGACGAGCAACGACACCAAGATCAGGCGCCTGGTGACCACGACGGGATGAACGATGATGATTGTCTGGAAGAGCATGAAGGTAAAAAGAAATTATCTGAGATGCTCACAGAAGACGAGCAACGACACCATGATCAGGCGCCTGGTGACCACGACGGGATGAGGGATGATGATTGTCTGGAAGAGCATGAAGGTAAAAAGAAATTATCTGAGATGCTCACAGAAGACGAGCAACGACACCAAGATCAGGCGCCTGGTGACCACGACGGGATGAGGGATGATGATTGTCTGGAAGAGCATGAAG ACTATTTTTGGCAGTGTCCACTTTGA
- the LOC100708827 gene encoding sarcoplasmic reticulum histidine-rich calcium-binding protein isoform X1, translating into MLTEDEQRHQDQAPGDHDGMRDDDCLEEHEGKKKLSEMLTEDEQRHQDQAPGDHDGMNDDDCLEEHEGKKKLSEMLTEDEQRHQDQAPGDHDGMNDDDCLEEHEGKKKLSEMLTEDEQRHQDQAPGDHDGMRDDDCLEEHEGKKKLSEMLTEDEQRHQDQAPGDHDGMRDDDCLEEYEGKKKLSEMLTEDEQRHQDQAPGDHDGMRDDDCLEEHEGKKKLSEMLTEDEQRHQDQAPGDHDGMRDDDCLEEHEGKKKLSEMLTEDEQRHQDQAPGDHDGMRDDDCLEEHEGKTKLSEMLTEDQQRHQDQAPGDHDGMRDDDCLEEHEGKKKLSEMLTEDEQRHQDQAPGDHDGMNDDDCLEEHEGKKKLSEMLTEDEQRHHDQAPGDHDGMRDDDCLEEHEGKKKLSEMLTEDEQRHQDQAPGDHDGMRDDDCLEEHEAQRGRERNREGEREENEDRTEMEQEQEQTIFGSVHFDAAHPENHLCVFGPSRKTRRTDTIQKAGLCHASPSYQLHPQFYHTAWWSFGFLWTIHYSNERGDGGDQPHLATQSTRCSFPKADASVNARVG; encoded by the exons ATGCTCACAGAAGACGAGCAACGACACCAAGATCAGGCGCCTGGTGACCACGACGGGATGAGGGATGATGATTGTCTGGAAGAGCATGAAGGTAAAAAGAAATTATCTGAGATGCTCACAGAAGACGAGCAACGACACCAAGATCAGGCGCCTGGTGACCACGACGGGATGAACGATGATGATTGTCTGGAAGAGCATGAAGGTAAAAAGAAATTATCTGAGATGCTCACAGAAGACGAGCAACGGCACCAAGATCAGGCGCCTGGTGACCACGACGGGATGAACGATGATGATTGTCTGGAAGAGCATGAAGGTAAAAAGAAATTATCTGAGATGCTCACAGAAGACGAGCAACGACACCAAGATCAGGCGCCTGGTGACCACGACGGGATGAGGGATGATGATTGTCTGGAAGAGCATGAAGGTAAAAAGAAATTATCTGAGATGCTCACAGAAGACGAGCAACGACACCAAGATCAGGCGCCTGGTGACCACGACGGGATGAGGGATGATGATTGTCTGGAAGAGTATGAAGGTAAAAAGAAATTATCTGAGATGCTCACAGAAGACGAGCAACGACACCAAGATCAGGCGCCTGGTGACCACGACGGGATGAGGGATGATGATTGTCTGGAAGAGCATGAAGGTAAAAAGAAATTATCTGAGATGCTCACAGAAGACGAGCAACGACACCAAGATCAGGCGCCTGGTGACCACGACGGGATGAGGGATGATGATTGTCTGGAAGAGCATGAAGGTAAAAAGAAATTATCTGAGATGCTCACAGAAGACGAGCAACGACACCAAGATCAGGCGCCTGGTGACCACGACGGGATGAGGGATGATGATTGTCTGGAAGAGCATGAAGGTAAAACGAAATTATCTGAGATGCTCACAGAAGACCAGCAACGACACCAAGATCAGGCGCCTGGTGACCACGACGGGATGAGGGATGATGATTGTCTGGAAGAGCATGAAGGTAAAAAGAAATTATCTGAGATGCTCACAGAAGACGAGCAACGACACCAAGATCAGGCGCCTGGTGACCACGACGGGATGAACGATGATGATTGTCTGGAAGAGCATGAAGGTAAAAAGAAATTATCTGAGATGCTCACAGAAGACGAGCAACGACACCATGATCAGGCGCCTGGTGACCACGACGGGATGAGGGATGATGATTGTCTGGAAGAGCATGAAGGTAAAAAGAAATTATCTGAGATGCTCACAGAAGACGAGCAACGACACCAAGATCAGGCGCCTGGTGACCACGACGGGATGAGGGATGATGATTGTCTGGAAGAGCATGAAG cacaaagagggagagagaggaacagagagggagagagagaggagaatgaggacagaacagagatggaacaagagcaagagcag ACTATTTTTGGCAGTGTCCACTTTGATGCTGCTCACCCAGAGAATCACCTCTGTGTCTTTGGACCTTCAAGAAAAACGAGGCGTACTGACACCATCCAAAAGGCAGGCTTGTGTCACGCTTCTCCCTCTTATCAGCTACATCCTCAATTTTACCACACTGCTTGGTGGTCCTTTGGGTTCCTATGGACAATTCATTACTCTAATGAAAGAGGGGATGGAGGGGATCAACCTCACCTCGCCACCCAGTCCACTAGGTGTAGTTTTCCTAAAGCTGATGCAAGTGTTAATGCTAGAGTGGGTTAG
- the LOC100708557 gene encoding 4-hydroxybenzoate polyprenyltransferase, mitochondrial — protein MRLDKPIGTWLLYLPCTWSIALAANPGCFPDLGMLTLFGTGALLMRGAGCTINDMWDKDFDKKVSRTASRPIASGEISQMQALVFLGGQLSLALGVLLCLNYYSIALGAASLSLVITYPLMERFTYWPQFVLGMCCAKLSCSVLCLKLIFYRLPEL, from the exons ATGAGGCTGGACAAACCTATAG GGACATGGCTGCTGTACCTCCCCTGCACATGGAGCATTGCTCTGGCTGCTAACCCTGGATGCTTCCCAGATCTGGGCATGCTCACACTGTTTGGTACAGGTGCTCTTCTCATGAGAGGGGCCGGCTGCACCATCAATGACATGTGGGACAAAGACTTTGACAAAAAA GTGTCCCGCACAGCCTCTCGACCAATCGCATCAGGAGAGATTTCTCAAATGCAGGCGCTGGTCTTCCTGGGAGGGCAGCTCTCGCTTGCACTTGGGGTTCTTTTGTGTCTCAACTATTACAG TATAGCTCTGGGTGCTGCTTCTTTATCTCTTGTTATCACCTACCCGCTGATGGAGAGGTTCACTTACTGGCCACAGTTTGTGTTGGGTATGTGCTGTGCAAAGTTATCTTGTAGTGTTCTTTGTCTAAAGTTAATATTTTACAGATTACCAGAGCTATAG